GGTTCGGGTTGACGTCGGAGACCTCGAACGCCCGGACCATCTCGTCGACCGTGAACACGTCGCGGTCCGGACCGATCGACCACCCGAGCAGCGCGAGGTAGTTGACGAGCCCCTCGGGGATCATCCCGGCGGCGCGGTGGTGGAACAGGTTCGACTCGGGGTCGCGCTTCGAGAGCTTCTTGTTACCCTCCCCCATGACGTACGGCAGGTGCCCGAACACCGGGATGAACTCGGCGAGACCGACCTCGTACAGGGCCTCGTACAGGGCGATCTGGCGCGGCGTCGACGACAGGAGGTCCTCGCCGCGGAGCACGTGCGTCACGCCCATCAGCGCGTCGTCCACCGGGTTGGTGAAGGTGTACAGCGGCTTACCGTTCGGCCGGACGACCACGAAGTCCGGGAAAGTGCCCTGCTTGAAGGTGATCTCACCGCGCACGAGGTCCTCGAAGCTCAGGTCGCGGTCGGGCACGCGCAGCCGCAGTGCCGGCTCACGCCCCTGGTCACGGAAGGCCTGGCGCTCGGCGTCGGTGAGGTCGCGCTCGTGGTTGTCGTAGCCCTGCTTCGGGTCACGCCCGGCGGCCTTGTTGCGGGCCTCCATCTCCTCGGGGGTGACGAAGGACTCGTAGACGTGTCCGGAGGCCTTGAGCTTCGCGATGACGTCCTCGTAGACGTCCGTCCGCTCGGACTGCCGGTACGGACCGTGCGGGCCGCCGGCCTCGACGCCCTCGTCCCAGTCGAGCCGGAGCCAGCGCAGTGCCTCGAGGATCTGCTGGTACGACTCCTCGCTGTCACGGGCGGCGTCGGTGTCCTCGATGCGGAACACGAGCTTGCCGCCGGTGTGCCGCGCGTACGCCCAGTTGAACAGCGCAGTACGGATCAGTCCGACGTGCGGCGTCCCCGTCGGGCTCGGGCAGAAGCGGACACGGACATCGGAACCGGAAGCGGTGGTGAATGGCGCAGTCATGACACGACGATCCTACCGGCCGGCACCGACCGCCACGAGAGGCTGTGGAGGACCCGCAAACGCAGAAAACCCCTGACCACGTGGTGGTCAGGGGTTCCCTGGTATTCGTAACGTTGAGTCCGGCGGCGTCCTACTCTCCCACAAGGTCCCCCTTGCAGTACCATCGGCGCTGAGAGGCTTAGCTTCCGGGTTCGGAATGTGACCGGGCGTTTCCCTCTCGCTATGACCACCGGAACACCTTCGACCCAATCGCTTGGAAGTTCGAAAGCTGTTCCGCGCATGCGCGGTGTTCAGTTTCTTGTTCCCGATCGTCTGTCGGGAACCACAAAGTGGACGCGAGCCCCACACCAAAGGTGTGGGAAATAGTTGTATTGTCAAGTCTTCGGCTTATTAGTACCGGTCAGCTCCACGGGTCGTTAGTCCCCGCTTCCACATCCGGCCTATCAACCCAGTAGTCTGCTGGGAGCCTCTCACACTCAAGGTGCATGGAAATCTCATCTCGAAGACGGCTTCCCGCTTAGATGCTTTCAGCGGTTATCCGGTCCGAACGTAGCTAATCAGCGGTGCCCTTGGCAGAACAACTGACACACCAGAGGTTCGTCCATCCCGGTCCTCTCGTACTAGGGATAGATCTTCTCAAATTTCCAACGCGCGCAGCGGATAGGGACCGAACTGTCTCACGACGTTCTAAACCCAGCTCGCGTACCGCTTTAATGGGCGAACAGCCCAACCCTTGGGACCTACTCCAGCCCCAGGATGCGACGAGCCGACATCGAGGTGCCAAACCATGCCGTCGATATGGACTCTTGGGCAAGATCAGCCTGTTATCCCCGAGGTACCTTTTATCCGTTGAGCGACAGCGCTTCCACAAGCCACTGCCGGATCACTAGTCCCGACTTTCGTCCCTGCTCGACCTGTCAGTCTCACAGTCAAGCTCCCTTGTGCACTTACACTCGCCACCTGATTGCCAACCAGGTTGAGGGAACCTTTGGGCGCCTCCGTTACTCTTTGGGAGGCAACCGCCCCAGTTAAACTACCCACCAGGCACTGTCCATGAACCCGATCAGGGTCCTACGTTAGACATCCAGAGTGACCAGAGTGGTATTTCAACAATGACTCCACGAACACTAGCGTGCCCGCTTCACAGTCTCCCACCTATCCTACACAAGCCACACCGAACACCAATACCAAGCTGTAGTAAAGGTCACGGGGTCTTTCCGTCCTGCTGCGCGTAACGAGCATCTTTACTCGTAGTGCAATTTCGCCGAGTTCGCGGTTGAGACAGCTGGGAAGTCGTTACGCCATTCGTGCAGGTCGGAACTTACCCGACAAGGAATTTCGCTACCTTAGGATGGTTATAGTTACCACCGCCGTTTACTGGGGCTTAAATTCAGAGCTTCGCCCAAAGGC
The sequence above is a segment of the Curtobacterium sp. BH-2-1-1 genome. Coding sequences within it:
- the gltX gene encoding glutamate--tRNA ligase, coding for MTAPFTTASGSDVRVRFCPSPTGTPHVGLIRTALFNWAYARHTGGKLVFRIEDTDAARDSEESYQQILEALRWLRLDWDEGVEAGGPHGPYRQSERTDVYEDVIAKLKASGHVYESFVTPEEMEARNKAAGRDPKQGYDNHERDLTDAERQAFRDQGREPALRLRVPDRDLSFEDLVRGEITFKQGTFPDFVVVRPNGKPLYTFTNPVDDALMGVTHVLRGEDLLSSTPRQIALYEALYEVGLAEFIPVFGHLPYVMGEGNKKLSKRDPESNLFHHRAAGMIPEGLVNYLALLGWSIGPDRDVFTVDEMVRAFEVSDVNPNPARFDHKKAEAINGDHIRLLDADDFRGRLLPYLSGIVSDPVTPEQLEVLTKAAPLVQERMQLLGEAPGLLAFLFTSDDALEIDEDALGTLKADAGDVLRASIAALEPLDDWTTASIEGALRAALIDGLGLKPRVAFGPLRVAVSGRRISPPLFESMEILGKESTVTRLRRLADR